The genomic DNA CCCCGGCCCCCTCCACGGGCCGCCAGGGCTCATCGGCCACATCGACGCCGAGCGGCGCGGGTGGGTCGCCCGCATGCAGGTCGTGGTTGCCGCGCACCAGGGTCATGGCGATGTGCGCGTGGTGCTTGCGCCAGGGCAACAGCTGGTTCCATAGCCGCTCGTCCGCACCGCTGCGGGCGTGCAGAAAGTCGCCCAGAAAGACCAGGTGCCCGGCGCCCGTGGCCGCCAGCACCGCGTCGAGCCGGGCCAGGTTGTCGGCCGTGGTGCCATGCGGCACGGGCTGGCCCGCGCGGCGGAAGGTGGCGGCCTTGCCGAAGTGCACGTCGGCCACGAAGGCCGTGCGCGCGGCGGGCCACCACACGGCGCGCTGGGGCAGCAGCCACAGGGCAGCGCCGCAGGGCAGGGTGATGGCCTGGGCGCCTGGGGGAGGTGCGGTGGGTGAAGGGGCGAAAGAAGGGTCTGTGTTCACGGGCAAGGTCGGTCGTCGAGGTGCTCAGAATCCATGGCGCCTTCTCGGTCGGCGGGGCGTGTCGCCGGCATCGCCTCGGCGCGCGCGCCGAGGCGATGCGGTGGCCCCGTCGGGCACGTCCCAGGCCATGTCGGCCGGGGCCACGGGATGGTCGGCGTGGTGGGTGCCGGTGGTGTCGTCGGCGGCTTTCTCCAGCGCTTGCACCATGCGCGCCAGGCGGTCGGCAAGCGTTTCGGTGCTCAGGCGCTCGCGAAAGCGCTCCACCATCAGCGGCAGGGCGAATGGGGTGGGGCGCGTGAGGGCATGGATGGAAAGGGTTTGCGCCTGCATGCCGCGCAGGGTGCGGGCCAGGCGCTCCATGTCCAGCTCGTTGGCCAGCAGCTCGGCGCGGGCCTGGGCCAGCAGCAGGTTGTCCGGGTCGTACTGGGCGAACACGTCGTAGTACAGCGAGGACGATGCCTGCAGCTGGCGGCTGCTGCGCTGCTCGCCCGGGTGGCTTTGAAAGATGAGGCCCGCGATGCGCGCGATCTCGCGAAAGCGCCGGCGTGCCATCTCGGTCGCGTTCAGGCTGGCCAGCACTTCGTCCTCCAGCCCGCTGCCGATGGTGGTGTGCGTGCCCTCGCCGATCAGGCGCGGCAGCAGCGCGGCCCAGTCCACGGGCTTGGCGGACAGCAGCTCCAGCCCGTAGTCGTTGACCGCGATGGAGAAGGTGTTGGGCACCTGCTGCGACGCGCGCCAGGCCAGCAGCCCCGCCAGGCCCAGGTGCACCAGGCGGCCGGCCAGCGGGTACAGGTACAGGTGCCAGCCCTCGCGGGTGTGCAGGGTTTCGGCCACCAGGCGGCCGGGCGTGGGCAGGGCCGACCAGGCGTGCTGCAGCGCGAGCAGCGGCTGGGCGCACAACATCTCGGGCGAGGCGTACACACCGCGCTCGGCCTGCTCCAGCATCTCCAGCATGGCGTCGGCCAGCGTGTTCGACAGCGGCATGCGCCCGCCGTTCCAGCGCGGCAACGCGGCGCTGCCCTTGGGCGCCACGCGCACGTAGGCGGTCATCTGCTGGGTGCGCACCAGCTCCAGCAGGCGGCCCGCGAACATGAACACGTCGCCCTTGCACAGCCGCGCGATGAAGCTCTCTTCCACCGACCCCAGTCGCCCGCCGCTCACGAACTGCACCTGCATGCTGGCGTCGCTCACGATGGTGCCGATGTTGCTGCGGTGCCGGCGCGCCAGCCGCGCATCGGGCACGCGCCACACCCCTTCCTCGTCAGGCACGGCGCGCTGGAAGTCGGGGTAGATGGCCAGCGAGGCGCCGCCCTGGCGCACGAACTGCAAGGCCCATTG from Acidovorax sp. A79 includes the following:
- the pdeM gene encoding ligase-associated DNA damage response endonuclease PdeM, which encodes MNTDPSFAPSPTAPPPGAQAITLPCGAALWLLPQRAVWWPAARTAFVADVHFGKAATFRRAGQPVPHGTTADNLARLDAVLAATGAGHLVFLGDFLHARSGADERLWNQLLPWRKHHAHIAMTLVRGNHDLHAGDPPAPLGVDVADEPWRPVEGAGVLACHHPQAGPGDTVLAGHWHPVATLQGPARDTVRLPCFAWQPGLLVLPAFGAFTGMSSQPVPPSARRFAVAGDRVREVPRRPASA